The following DNA comes from Caulobacter sp. X.
CTCTTCAGGCCCCTCGTCCCTCCGCGAACACGCGCATCGCTTCGGCGAAATACTCCGTCAGCCCCGGCGCGATCGCCTCGTAGCGGGCGGTGAACTCAGGGTTCTCCTGGTAGAGGTGACCCAGGCCCTTGAAGGCGTCGGGCGTCGGCTCGCGGTTCCAGGAGCGGCCGACCCAGGCCCAGTGGCGGCGCATGATCGTCGTCACCGGCTCGCTGTCGACCGGCAGACCCTGCTTCAAGGCCTTGGCCAGATCGTGCTCGATCGCCTTGGCCTCCTCCTGGAAGTGGGACCAGTCCTTCTTGCCCCAGGTCGTCATGCCGGCCTTGGCGTCGGCGATCCGCTGGGCGGCCTCGTCGCCGTAGTGCTCGACCAGCCAGGCCTCATGCTCGGCCTGCTTCTTGGGGTCGAAGCCTTCGAAAAGCATCTTGTCGTCCATCGTCTCGTCTCCTTCGAGGTTGGCGAGGGTCCGGTCGACGACGGTCACCAACTGAGCGTAGCGCTCGGCCTCGGCCGCCAGGCGAATCCGCTGGGCGCGGAGCGCGGCGGCGAGGTCGAAGCGCGGGTCGTCCAGCGCGGCCTGGATGTCCTTCAGCGGAGTCTCCAGGGCGCGGTGGAAGAGGATCTGCTGCAGGCGCAACAGGTCCTGGCGGTCGTAATAGCGATAGCCATTGGCCCCGACGGCGCGGGGTTTCAGCAAGCCGATGGCGTCGTAGTGGTGCAGCGCGCGCACCGAGACGCCGGACAGCTTGGCCATCTGCTTGACCGTGTAGACGCTCAACCTTGGTGTCCTTTCGTCGACCTTGCCTCTCGATGGCCAGGTCACTCAGGGATCACGCGGCGTGAGGGTCAAGCGCGCCGGAACAGAAAAATTCAGGCGGCTAGCTCAGGGCGATCGGCGCGCCCTCGGCGGCGGCCAGGGGCTTGTCGAGCAGGGTGGTGATCGCGGGGCCCTGGACGCGGGTGACGCCGCCGGCCCGGCAGGCCTCGATCTCGGCCCGTGAGGCCACGCCCGCCACGCCCTGCAGCACGCCCTTGCCCTCGTAGAGGGTCTTTCGCTCGGCGAACCGCTGAATGGTGCTCATCCTGTCGAATTCGGTCTCGCCGGTCAGCAGCAGGGTGACGCTGTCGATCAGCTCGGGCGGCAGGCCGTGGATCGGGAAGGTGGCGTCGTCGACGCGCAGGTCCATGAAGGCGAAGCTGCCCTTCAGGAAGGCGCGCATCTGCTGCAGCATGCCCAGCGAAGCCTCGCGCGGCGTGCCGTAGATGGTGGCGACCAGCCGCGGCTGCTGGTCCAGCGGATAGCGCGACAGGCGGCTCTTGTAGGAATCGAGGGCGTGCTGCGTCGTCAGGTTCCAGAAGCCGAACGGCACCAGGATCTCGCCGAACGTCGCCGCCTTCAGCGCCGCCTGGGCGTCGGTCAGGCAGACCAGATCGCGCTTGAGGAGCTTGTCGTCCTCTTCCGGCGGCGGCTCCAGCAGGTCGGCGCGCATGCCGATCAGCGAGGCGACGAAGGCGTTGGCCGAGAGGTCATAGATCCCCCACCAGCCCGTCTGGGGCGGCGGCGGAGGCGGCGGAGGCGGCGGCGCCTTGGGCTGGACCGGCGCCTTGACGGCCTTGGCCGGCTTGTCGGCCGCAGGGGCGTCCGCCGCGCCCTCGGTTGCGGCCTTCTCGGCCGCCAGGGCCTTGGCCTCTTCGTGCGTGCTGGGCACGGACTCGACCGCGTCGGCGGTGATCACGTGAACCCGGCCCGCCGCGCCGCCATAACCCTTGCCCGCGACCAGGCCGGCGAGCTCCTTCTGCGACAGGCTGGCGAACTTCAGGACGGCGGTCTCGTCGCCCTGGAAGGTCATCAAGCAGATCTCGCCGCCTTCGCCGCCTGGAAACAGCACCTGCTCCAGCTCGGCCGCCAGGGCCTGCATCTCGGTGGGATCCAGCGTCTCGACCCGGTTGTCGGCCAGCACGAAGGCCAGCGGCGCCACGGCCCCGCACTTACGCGGCGCGCGCCATCGGGCCTTGAGGAAGGCGTCGGCCACGGCTTGCGCCTTGGACTTCGGGACTTCGCCCGGCTGGCTTTCGCCGGCGGCGTTGAACAGGATTCGGAGGCAGGCGATGGCCGTCATGAGTGCAACATTAGGTAGGAATCCTCGCCAATTCGTTGAGGACCCCGGCTAAAAGCGGCGACCCGCGGGCCTCACACGGCCAGCGGAAGTTCATCGATCGGCGTCTCCTGCTCGGTCACGGGCGTGGCGAACAGGCCGCTGACGAAAGGACCCTTGATCGTATTGGCGCCCATGCGCCGGGCAAGCTCCAGCTCGCGCGCGTTGCGCACCCCCGCCAGGCCCTGACGCAGGCGGCGGACGGCGTAGACCTTACGGTCGGACAGGAAGCGATGGATCTTCAGCAGGCGCGACTTCTCGTCGTCGCCTTCCAGCTGCAGGACCACGCCGTGCGCCAGGCCTTCGGGCACGGCCTGGCAGTAGAAGCCGGCGTCATGCACCCGCAGATCGACGCGGGCGAAGCTGGGCAGGACGAGGTCGCGCAGCGGGGCGATGGCCGAGAACGGCAGGTCGCGCGGCACTTCGTAGATCACCGCCGCCATCCGCTCGCGGACGCTGGGCGACAGGGCGGTGAAGCGCGCCTGATAGGCCTCGCGGATGCCCGCGCGGACCACGCTCCACATCCGGATCCCCACCCAGGCCTTCAGGCTGGGATCGGCCTCCAGCGTCGCGACGGCGCGGTCGAAGGCCACGAGATCGGCCTCGGCGAACTCGGCGTCGTCCTGCGGCTCGGGCGCGCCCGGCTTGCGCACGACCATGATCTCGGCGCTCTCGAACTTCTGGTTCGCCACATTGTAGACGCCCCGCCAGCCCAGGTGGATCGGCGTCTGCGTCTCGGCCTTGGGCTTGGCCGCGACCACGCGCGGCGTCGAGCCCCAGGGCGCCAGCTCGGCGACCCCGTCGCGGCGGATCAGGCGCGTGCGGCCCTCGGGCGGCGGCGGCTTGCCGCCGCGCATGGCCAGCAACTCTTCCTCGGTCAGGGTCGAGAACTTGAGGACCTGCTCTTCCTCGCCCTCGAAGGTGAGCATGCAGAGATCGTCGCGACCCTGGGTGCCAAACAGCCGCAGCTGCAGCTCCGAGGCCATGTGGCGCAGCTCTTCGCCGTCCAGATACTGGGCGTTCGGATCAACCAGCACATAGGCGCCGGGGGCCACGCGGCCGTAACGACGGGGAGCGGGCCAATGGGCTTCGATATAGGCGGAGGCGGTCTTGTCGATCTTGGCCGGAGTCACGCCTTCGACGGCCGACTCTCGCGCGCCGTGCTCAATGCAGATTCGAAGACATGCCATCCCGCCCATGCGGGGAAACTTATAACGCCGTGTATTGAGAATTGCTTCTCAGAACTCACGGCGCGACAACGCGCCACAGACCTTAAACAAATGCCTCGGACAACCTGAAGTCTAGGCGCTGACGCACGCCGGGCCAGTCGTAATCCGTGATCGAAAAGACGGCCGTGTCGCGCACGTGACCCGTCCAGGTGATCTTGTGATTGCGCAGCACGCCTTCCTTGGTCGCGCCCAGCTTCTGGATCGCGGCCTGGCTGCGGGCGTTGCGCACGTCGGTGACCAGCTCGACCCGGATCGCGCCGCAGTCGAAGGCGTGGCCCAGCAGCAGCCGCTTGCTCTCCGGATTGATCGGACCGGACCGCGCGTCGGGGTTGAGGAAGGTCGAGCCGATCTCCAGCCCGCAGTGGACGCGGCGGATGTTCAGGTAGCTGGACGTGCCGACCACCTTGCCGTCCGACAGGCGGCGGATGGCGAAGCCGATCCGCTCGCCCCGATCCGTTTCGCCCTGCAGCGCGCCCCAGAAGTCGTCGAAGCCCTCGCCGCAGCCGTTGACCGACATGATCTCCCAGCTCTCGGGATCGCAGTCGATGGCGGCCTTAAGCTCGTCGCGGTGATCGACGGTGACGGGTTCCAGGCGCACATGGCGCCCCTGCAGGATGTCGGCGGTCAGGTTCAGCATGACCGCCGTTGTCCGACAGGCTTGTGACGAACACAACCCGCCGGTCGGAAACTTACGCAATCGGACGTCGCCCTGCCCGCTTGCCCCGCGCGTCAGGGCGTTCTACAAACACTTCAAACAAGCGTTTGAGATAAGCAAAGCGGGCAGAGGGAACACCATGGACTTCGACATCTCCCCCAAGCAACGCGTCTTCCTGGATCGCGTCACCGCGTTCATGGATGAACACGTCTATCCGGCGATCCCGGCCTACGAGGCCGAGATGAACGTCCTGGGCCAGGAGCGCTGGAAGGTCGTCCAGGTGCTGGAAGAGCTGAAGAAGAAGGCCAAGGCCGCGGGCCTGTGGAACTTCTTCATGCCGCCGCACAGCGGCCAGAGCCACGTCGACGACACCTTCGTCTTCGAAGGCGAGCAGCTGACCAACCTCGAGTACAGCTTGATCGCCGAGCACATGGGCAAGGTCGGCTTCGCCTCGGAGGTCTTCAACTGTTCGGCGCCCGACACCGGCAACATGGAAGTGCTGATGCGCTACGGCACGCTGGCGCAGAAGGAGCGCTGGCTGCGCCCGCTGATGAACGGCGAGATCCGTTCGGCCTTCCTGATGACCGAGCCGGCGGTGGCCAGCTCCGACGCCACCAACATCGAGACCCGCATCGAGCGCGACGGCGACCACTATGTGATCAACGGCCGCAAGTGGTGGAGCTCGGGCGTGGGCGATCCGCGCTGCAAGGTGGCGATCGTGATGGGCAAGACCGATCCGACCGCCTCGACCCACCAGCAACAGAGCCAGGTCCTGGTGCCGATGGACGCGCCGGGGATCGAGATCGTCCGCATGCTGCCGGTGTTCGGCTATGACGACGCCCCGCACGGCCACGCCGAGGTGATCCTGAAGGACGTCCGCGTGCCGGTCGAAGAGGCCCTGCTGCTGGGCGAAGGCCGCGGCTTCGAGATCGCCCAGGGCCGTCTAGGCCCGGGTCGCATCCACCACTGCATGCGCACGATCGGCGCGGCCGAGGTGGCGCTGGAGAAGATGATCAAGCGCCTGATGAGCCGGAAGGCCTTTGGCAAGTATCTGTCCGACCACTCGGTCTGGGAACAGCGCATCGCCGAGGCCCGCATCGACATCGAGATGTGCCGCCTGCTGTGCCTGAAGGCCGCCGACATGATGGACAAGGCCGGCAACAAGTCGGCCCGCCTCGAGATCGCGATGATCAAGGTCGCCGCGCCGCGCATCGCGCTGAAGGTCATCGACGACGCCATCCAGGCCCACGGCGGCGCCGGCGTGACCACCGACTTTGGCCTCGCCAAGCTCTATGCCGGCATCCGCACCCTGCGCCTGGCCGACGGCCCGGACGAGGTCCACTGCCGCACCATCGCCCGCATGGAAATGTCCAAGTATGGCGACCTCGCCTACAAACAGAAGACCGAACGCGACGCGGCCCTGCACGTGCCGGGGATTCGGTAGTTTCCTTCTCCCCTTGCGGGAGAAGGTGGCGGCCGCCAGGCCGACGGATGAGGGGTCGCATAAGCGGCCCCTTTTTCGTGAACGGCCGACACGTCTTTCAACCCCTCATCCGACCGCTTCGCGGCCACCTTCTCCCGCAAGGGGAGAAGGGAGCAAAATCCGGGCGGACAGCCTCGCGACGCGAGGCGATCATCCCCGCATGACCCGCCCCAACCGCCTTCTCCTGGACCGCGCGCCCTCGCCGATCGGCGAGATTCTGATCGTCACCGACGAGACCGGCCTGCTGCGCGCCGTCGACTTCCACGATTTCGAGCCGCGCCTGCGCCGGCTGCTGCGCCTGCACTATGGCGACATTCCGCTGGAGACCGGCGACGCGCCGCCCGCGACCAAGGCCGCCTTCGCCCGCTACTTCGCCGGTGATGTCGCCGCGCTCGCGCCCCTGGCCTGGGACACCGGCGGCACGGCGTTCCAGCGGTCGGTCTGGCGCGCCCTGGCGGCGATCCCGCCCGGTGAGACGGTCACCTATTCGGAGCTGGCCCGCCGCGTGGAGCGCCCCGCCGCGGTCCGCGCGGTCGGCGCCGCCAACGGCGCCAATCCGCTCAGCCTGGTCGCGCCTTGCCACCGGGTGGTCGGCATGAGCGGCGCCCTGACCGGCTACGCCGGCGGGATCGAACGCAAGCGTTGGCTGCTGGCCCACGAGGGCGCGCTAGGCGGCGCCGGCGATCTCGCCGCGCTGTAGGGCGCTCAGCAAGGCTTGCCCCTGGGGCGACACCCAAGAGCTGCGCGCCGCGGCCATCATCTCTGGCGTCGGCTTCTCGCCCGGACCAAGCTTGACGCCATTCAGCCAGAGAGGCGTTCCAAAACTCCGGCCCAGCAAACGACCTTGGTCAGTCACCAACAGGTTGCAGGGCAAGCTGCTCGGCATGGACGCGCCGCGCCGCGCGAGCGTGTCGAACAGGGTGCTCGATCCGGGCGAACGGTCGATCACCGTCGGCAACGCGCCGGCGCCGGCCTTCTCCAGCACTGCCCGCCCTTCGGCGAAGGCGATGTCACGCCGGGGACTGGTGAGCACTGGCAAGATGCGGAAGCGTTTGCTTTCGTAGATCCGCTGTTGAACAGCGAAGTCCGCGAGCTCCCTCAAGCATGGCGCGCACCACGGCGCCCACAGCGACAGCAGAGTAAGCCCCGGCTCGAACTTCAGCGCCCGAACGCCCGAAGCGCGCTCAACATTCACCTCCGGGACGGTCAATCCGGTCGGGGGCTGCTTGAAACTAAAGGCGAGGCTGTTTCCATGAAGGGCGGGCGTGTCGAGCGCCGCCGCGCGCGGCGTCGGGTCCGGAGGCAGAACCCTGGGCTGGCCGGAGTTTTCCGCTCGCGCCGCGCCCGTCATCGCCAAGGCCGCCAGACCGCGGCCGATCAACTCTCGCCTAGAAGCCGTCATGCCAAAACCTTCAATCTCAAGACGAGCCGAGGCTAGGCCAAAGTCGAGAGTCAGGCCAGCCCGACGCCCCGCGCCACATAGGGCCCGACGTTGAAGAACGGCAGGGCCAGGGTGATCCCGATCAGGGCGTTGAAGACGATCGAGCCGGCGTTGAAGCGGCCGGCCTCGCCGTCGATCGCCGCCGAGAGCGCCCGCGCCGCCGCCGCGCCCAGCCAGCCGACCGCCAGCACCATGGCCATGGCCGCGCCCAGCCTCGGCTGATAGCCGAGATACAGCGCCGCGATCCCGTGCGAGGCGATCAGCATGCCGCCGAACGCGCGTCCCTCCGCGAACAGCGGCGACTTCGGCGTCTCCTCGTCGGCCAGACCCGCCAGGCCGATCATCGTCTGCGGCCGCGCCAGGATCATGCCGCCCAGCGCCCCGCCGATGACACAGGCCACCACCGCGAGAAACAGCGACAGGAAGTAGCTGGACATCGGGTCTCCTTGGGCTTGCGTCAGGCGGGCGCGTGACAGACGGCCTCGACGTTCCGACCGTCCGGGTCAAGAACGAAAGCGGCATAATAGTTGGGATGATAGTGAGGCCGCACGCCGGGCGCGCCGTTATCCGTCCCGCCGGCCGCCAGGGCCGCGGCGTGGAAGGCGTCGACCTGGGCGCGGTCGGCGGCCAGGAACGCCACGTGCATCGGCCCGGTCGGCGCCGCGCCCTGGCTGACCCAGAAGCTGGGCTTGCCCGCCTGGATGTCGCGCCGATCCTCGGTCGGGCCATAGCCGATGAAGGCCGAACTTCCTGTCTCCTCGGCGCTGACGCTCATCACCACGGCGATCCCCAGCGGCGCGAAGGCCGCGTCGTAGAACGCCTTGGCGACCTGGAGATCCCGCACCGTCACGCCCATATGGTCGATCACTGGACCGCTCCCGTTAACCGCGCGCCGCAAAAAGTTCGCATCGGGCGTTCTTGACTCCCCGAGGGCCGGCGCCTAACTGACGCTCGTCGTTAGCACTCGGAGGGAGCGACTGCTAACAGCACCGCTCCCCCTGCCAACGAAGCCATTAAATCAAACCGTTCCGACGGAGAACCACAATGAAGTTTCGTCCCCTGGGCGACCGCGTCCTCGTGAAGCGCGTCGAAGAAGAAACCAAGACCAAGGGCGGGATCATCATTCCCGACACGGCGAAGGAAAAGCCTCAAGAAGGCGAAGTCGTCGCGGTCGGTCCGGGCGCTCGCAACGACAAGGGCGAGATCGTCGCCCTGGACGTCAAGGCTGGCGACCGCATCCTGTTCGGCAAGTGGTCGGGCACCGAAGTGAAGGTCGACGGTCAAGACCTCCTGATCATGAAGGAAAGCGACGTCCTGGGCGTGGTCGAGGCTTAAGGCCTCCCTGTTCCCAGCGCTTTTCGAACGCAACTCTCTTTTAGAAGGGCTCCAAAATGGCCGCTAAAGACGTCTATTTCTCCTCCGACGCGCGCGACAAGATGCTGCGCGGCGTCAACATCCTCGCCAACGCGGTGAAGGTGACCCTGGGCCCCAAGGGCCGCAACGTCGTCATCGAAAAGTCGTTCGGCGCTCCGCGCACGACCAAGGACGGCGTCTCGGTCGCCAAGGAAATCGAACTGGCTGACAAGTTCGAGAACCTCGGCGCGCAGATGATCCGCGAAGTCGCGTCGAAGACCAACGACAAGGCCGGCGACGGCACCACGACCGCCACGGTCCTGGCCCAAGCCATCGTCCAGGAAGGCCTCAAGTCGGTCGCCGCCGGCATGAACCCGATGGACCTGAAGCGCGGCATCGACAAGGCCGTGCTGGTCGCCGTCGAGGACATCAAGAAGTCCTCGAAGAAGGTCACCACCAACGCTGAAATCGCCCAGGTCGGCACCATCTCGGCCAACGGCGACAAGGAAGTCGGCGAGATGATCGCCAAGGCGATGGACAAGGTCGGCAACGAAGGCGTCATCACCGTCGAAGAAGCCAAGACCGCCGAGACCGAACTCGACGTCGTCGAAGGCATGCAGTTCGACCGCGGCTACCTGTCGCCGTACTTCATCACCAACGCCGACAAGATGGAAGTTCAGCTGGAAGAGCCGCTGATCCTCCTGTTCGAAAAGAAGCTGTCGTCGCTGCAGCCGCTGCTGCCGGTGCTGGAAGCCGTCGTCCAGTCGGGCCGTCCGCTGCTGATCATCGCTGAAGACGTCGAAGGCGAGGCCCTGGCCACGCTGGTCGTCAACAAGCTGCGTGGCGGCCTGCGCGTCGCCGCCGTCAAGGCTCCGGGCTTCGGCGACCGCCGCAAGGCCATGCTGGAAGACATCGCGATCCTGACCGGCGCTCAAGTCGTCAGCGAAGACCTCGGCATCAAGCTCGAGAGCGTCACGCTCGACATGCTGGGCCGCGCCAAGAAGGTCTCGATCACCAAGGACGACACCACGATCGTGGACGGCATCGGCGAGAAGGAAGCCATCGAGGCTCGCATCTCGCAGATCAAGCGCCAGATCGAGGAAACCACCTCGGACTACGACAAGGAAAAGCTGCAAGAGCGTCTGGCCAAGCTGGCCGGCGGCGTCGCGGTCATCCGCGTCGGCGGCTCGACCGAAGTCGAAGTGAAGGAAAAGAAGGACCGCGTTGACGACGCCCTGAACGCGACCCGCGCGGCCGCCGACGAAGGCATCGTCCCGGGCGGCGGCACGGCTCTGCTGAAGGCCTCCAAGGCCCTGGCTGGCCTGACCGGCGACAACGACGACCAGACCGCCGGCATCGCGATCGTCCGTCGCGCCCTGCAGGCTCCGATCCGCCAGATCGCCGAGAACGCCGGCGTCGAAGGTTCGATCGTGGTCGGCAAGATCCTGGAAAACGACAGCAGCTCGTTCGGCTTCAACGCCCAGAGCGAACAGTATGTCGACCTGGTCGCCGACGGCGTCATCGACCCGGCCAAGGTTGTCCGCACGGCCCTGCAGAACGCCGCTTCGGTGGCCGGCCTGCTGATCACGACGGAAGCCGCGATCGTCGAAGCTCCGAAGAAGTCGGCTCCGGCCGCTCCGGGCGGCATGCCCGGCGGCATGGGTGACATGGACTTCTAATCTTAGAAGTTCAGCACACCGCTGAAACGGATGAGGGCGGGGCCGAAAGGCTCCGCCCTTTTTCTATCCACCGGCTATCCACCGGTATTCGCGGTAAATGCGAGACCACACGCATCCAAGCGCCCCGATCGGCGTTAGGCTACGGCTTCGCTAGCATGGAGGCCGTGATGTCGTTCGTGCGTGAGTACCCCGCCCCGCGCCGTAAGCGCGCTCCGCGGACACCCTTGAGTATCGTCGTGCTGGGGCTGTCGGCCTGGCTGGTGCTGGGCTTGGTGAGCCAGGCGGCCTTTCAGCTGATCGGCTGATCGGCTGATCGGCGGTCAAAGGCCCTTACAGTTCGAGGCGGAACGCCCTAAGTGCAGGCCCATGTTCCGCCAGCGCCCCGACGCCGATCTGATCGTTCAAGGCTGGGTCATCGGCGTCATGGTCGAGGTCCCGGGCGAGCGCGCGCCGGTGCGCCACTACTTCGCCGTCGGCAAGGCCGATCGGGCGCAGGCCGAATGGACCGCCACCGACCTCGCCCAGACCGAGGGCGCGATCGCCTCCAGCCCCGTCGACGGCCATGAGCCGGTCGAGGCGATGCACGAGATCGTCGCCTATCGGATGCGAGACCTGGGGCTGAAGAGCGGCGAAGCCCGGCGGCTGGGCGACAAGTATCCGCGCCGCTGGCTGTTCTGACACGCGCTTTCGGCGCGTTTCAGCTGGGTAATCGCCACGCCCCAATTGGCGGCTAGAGCCGGGACATGCCTCAGCTCTTCTCCCCCAACCGCCGTCGCGTCCTGGCCCTGGCCGCCATCGCGCCCGCCGCCTCGGCCCTGCCCCGCCCTGCCCACGCCGACGCCCTGGTGCTGACGCCCCAGGTCACCCAGGGTCCCTACTGGTTCGACCCCAACCTGCTGCGCGCGGACATCACCGAGGGCCAGCCCGGCGTCCCGGCCCGCGTGCGGATGACCGTGCTGGACCAGGTCGGCGCGCCGATCCGCGGCGCGCGGGTCGAGATCTGGCATTGCAACGCCTCGGGCCTCTATTCCGGCTATGACGGCCAGGGCGACGACCAGAAGACCGGGACCAAGGGCCAAACCTTTCTGCGCGGCGGCCAGCTGACCGACGCCGGCGGCGCGGCGCTCTTTCGCACCATCTGGCCGGGCTGGTACCAAGGCCGCACGCCGCACATCCACGCCAAGGTCTTCCTCGACGCCCGCACGGCCCTGACCTGCCAGCTGTTCGTCCCCGACGCGCTCAGCGAATACCTGTACGAGAACGTCCCGGCCTATAAGCGCCCCCGCAAGCGCGACACGCTCAACAGCAACGACGGCATCGCCCTGCAGGGGGGCGCGGCCATGGTCGCGGCGGTCAAGGAAGGCAAGGACGCCTACGAAATCGCCTTGACCGTCGCCATCGATCCGCGAGCCGACTGGAAGGACGCCGGCTTTGGTCCCGAACAGCCTGGATCGGGCCCGTCCGGACCGCCTCCGGGTCCGCCGCCCGAGGGCATGGGGCCGCCTGGCGGACCCGGCGCCGGCCCGCCCCGCGCGCCGTTGCTGAGCGGCGAGGCGCGGCTGAAGGCGATGGTGCCTGGTCTTTAGGATCTTCCCCCTTGGCGCGGCGGCGGGTTTGAGGCCATGC
Coding sequences within:
- a CDS encoding acyl-CoA dehydrogenase family protein produces the protein MDFDISPKQRVFLDRVTAFMDEHVYPAIPAYEAEMNVLGQERWKVVQVLEELKKKAKAAGLWNFFMPPHSGQSHVDDTFVFEGEQLTNLEYSLIAEHMGKVGFASEVFNCSAPDTGNMEVLMRYGTLAQKERWLRPLMNGEIRSAFLMTEPAVASSDATNIETRIERDGDHYVINGRKWWSSGVGDPRCKVAIVMGKTDPTASTHQQQSQVLVPMDAPGIEIVRMLPVFGYDDAPHGHAEVILKDVRVPVEEALLLGEGRGFEIAQGRLGPGRIHHCMRTIGAAEVALEKMIKRLMSRKAFGKYLSDHSVWEQRIAEARIDIEMCRLLCLKAADMMDKAGNKSARLEIAMIKVAAPRIALKVIDDAIQAHGGAGVTTDFGLAKLYAGIRTLRLADGPDEVHCRTIARMEMSKYGDLAYKQKTERDAALHVPGIR
- a CDS encoding VOC family protein codes for the protein MIDHMGVTVRDLQVAKAFYDAAFAPLGIAVVMSVSAEETGSSAFIGYGPTEDRRDIQAGKPSFWVSQGAAPTGPMHVAFLAADRAQVDAFHAAALAAGGTDNGAPGVRPHYHPNYYAAFVLDPDGRNVEAVCHAPA
- a CDS encoding DUF4345 family protein, with translation MSSYFLSLFLAVVACVIGGALGGMILARPQTMIGLAGLADEETPKSPLFAEGRAFGGMLIASHGIAALYLGYQPRLGAAMAMVLAVGWLGAAAARALSAAIDGEAGRFNAGSIVFNALIGITLALPFFNVGPYVARGVGLA
- the groES gene encoding co-chaperone GroES, translating into MKFRPLGDRVLVKRVEEETKTKGGIIIPDTAKEKPQEGEVVAVGPGARNDKGEIVALDVKAGDRILFGKWSGTEVKVDGQDLLIMKESDVLGVVEA
- the groL gene encoding chaperonin GroEL (60 kDa chaperone family; promotes refolding of misfolded polypeptides especially under stressful conditions; forms two stacked rings of heptamers to form a barrel-shaped 14mer; ends can be capped by GroES; misfolded proteins enter the barrel where they are refolded when GroES binds); translated protein: MAAKDVYFSSDARDKMLRGVNILANAVKVTLGPKGRNVVIEKSFGAPRTTKDGVSVAKEIELADKFENLGAQMIREVASKTNDKAGDGTTTATVLAQAIVQEGLKSVAAGMNPMDLKRGIDKAVLVAVEDIKKSSKKVTTNAEIAQVGTISANGDKEVGEMIAKAMDKVGNEGVITVEEAKTAETELDVVEGMQFDRGYLSPYFITNADKMEVQLEEPLILLFEKKLSSLQPLLPVLEAVVQSGRPLLIIAEDVEGEALATLVVNKLRGGLRVAAVKAPGFGDRRKAMLEDIAILTGAQVVSEDLGIKLESVTLDMLGRAKKVSITKDDTTIVDGIGEKEAIEARISQIKRQIEETTSDYDKEKLQERLAKLAGGVAVIRVGGSTEVEVKEKKDRVDDALNATRAAADEGIVPGGGTALLKASKALAGLTGDNDDQTAGIAIVRRALQAPIRQIAENAGVEGSIVVGKILENDSSSFGFNAQSEQYVDLVADGVIDPAKVVRTALQNAASVAGLLITTEAAIVEAPKKSAPAAPGGMPGGMGDMDF
- a CDS encoding GNAT family N-acetyltransferase yields the protein MLNLTADILQGRHVRLEPVTVDHRDELKAAIDCDPESWEIMSVNGCGEGFDDFWGALQGETDRGERIGFAIRRLSDGKVVGTSSYLNIRRVHCGLEIGSTFLNPDARSGPINPESKRLLLGHAFDCGAIRVELVTDVRNARSQAAIQKLGATKEGVLRNHKITWTGHVRDTAVFSITDYDWPGVRQRLDFRLSEAFV
- a CDS encoding intradiol ring-cleavage dioxygenase; translation: MPQLFSPNRRRVLALAAIAPAASALPRPAHADALVLTPQVTQGPYWFDPNLLRADITEGQPGVPARVRMTVLDQVGAPIRGARVEIWHCNASGLYSGYDGQGDDQKTGTKGQTFLRGGQLTDAGGAALFRTIWPGWYQGRTPHIHAKVFLDARTALTCQLFVPDALSEYLYENVPAYKRPRKRDTLNSNDGIALQGGAAMVAAVKEGKDAYEIALTVAIDPRADWKDAGFGPEQPGSGPSGPPPGPPPEGMGPPGGPGAGPPRAPLLSGEARLKAMVPGL
- a CDS encoding MerR family transcriptional regulator, translated to MSVYTVKQMAKLSGVSVRALHHYDAIGLLKPRAVGANGYRYYDRQDLLRLQQILFHRALETPLKDIQAALDDPRFDLAAALRAQRIRLAAEAERYAQLVTVVDRTLANLEGDETMDDKMLFEGFDPKKQAEHEAWLVEHYGDEAAQRIADAKAGMTTWGKKDWSHFQEEAKAIEHDLAKALKQGLPVDSEPVTTIMRRHWAWVGRSWNREPTPDAFKGLGHLYQENPEFTARYEAIAPGLTEYFAEAMRVFAEGRGA